One Telluria mixta DNA window includes the following coding sequences:
- a CDS encoding dicarboxylate/amino acid:cation symporter, producing the protein MNKRNRLTTWILVGLVLGIATGYIAHTSLADPKSFADTMSLITTLFLRLIKMIIAPLVFSTLVVGIAKMGDAAEVGRIGVKALGWFIIASILSLTLGLILVNLFRPGDAMALSGTLPAAGASSGITASGLTLKDFITHLVPTSIFDGMAKNEILQIVIFSIFFGTGAAAIGDRAAPMIAAIDGAAHVMLKVTGYVMNFAPFAVFAAVAGVVATSGVGVLATYGKFMGEFYLGIALLWAILIGIGVLFVGPRLFKLLGLLREPTILAFTCASSEAAYPKTLEGLERFGVKNRLAAFVLPIGYSFNLDGSMMYCTFATVFIAQAYGIELALSTQLTMMLVLMLTSKGMAGVPRASLVVIAATLNQFHIPEAGLLLLLGIDHFLDMGRSATNVIGNGIATAVVAKWEGDLTDPALADKDIATAPLR; encoded by the coding sequence ATGAACAAAAGAAACCGCCTCACCACCTGGATCCTCGTGGGCCTGGTCCTCGGCATCGCCACCGGCTACATCGCGCACACCAGTCTCGCCGATCCCAAGAGCTTCGCCGACACGATGTCGCTGATCACGACCCTGTTCCTCCGCCTGATCAAGATGATCATCGCACCGCTCGTGTTCTCCACGCTGGTGGTGGGCATCGCCAAGATGGGCGACGCCGCGGAAGTCGGGCGCATCGGCGTCAAGGCGCTGGGCTGGTTCATCATCGCATCGATTCTCTCGCTCACGCTGGGCCTGATCCTCGTGAACCTGTTCCGTCCGGGCGACGCGATGGCCTTGTCCGGCACCCTGCCGGCAGCCGGTGCCTCGTCGGGCATCACCGCGTCCGGCCTCACGCTGAAGGACTTCATCACCCACCTCGTGCCGACGTCGATCTTCGACGGCATGGCCAAGAACGAGATCCTGCAGATCGTGATTTTCTCGATCTTCTTCGGCACCGGCGCCGCCGCCATCGGCGACCGCGCCGCGCCGATGATCGCCGCCATCGACGGCGCCGCGCACGTCATGCTGAAAGTGACGGGCTATGTGATGAACTTCGCGCCGTTCGCCGTGTTCGCGGCCGTCGCCGGCGTCGTCGCCACGAGCGGCGTGGGCGTGCTCGCGACCTACGGCAAGTTCATGGGCGAGTTCTACCTCGGCATCGCGCTGTTGTGGGCGATCCTGATCGGGATCGGCGTGCTGTTCGTCGGCCCGCGTCTCTTCAAACTCCTCGGCCTGCTGCGCGAGCCGACCATCCTCGCGTTCACCTGCGCCTCGTCGGAAGCGGCGTATCCGAAGACGCTGGAAGGCCTGGAGCGCTTCGGCGTCAAGAACCGCCTGGCCGCGTTCGTGCTGCCGATCGGTTACTCGTTCAACCTGGACGGCTCGATGATGTACTGCACGTTCGCCACCGTCTTCATCGCCCAGGCCTACGGCATCGAACTGGCGCTGTCCACGCAGCTGACGATGATGCTCGTGCTGATGCTGACGTCGAAGGGCATGGCCGGCGTGCCGCGCGCGTCGCTCGTCGTCATCGCCGCCACGCTGAACCAGTTTCATATTCCCGAAGCCGGCCTGCTGCTGCTGCTCGGCATCGACCACTTCCTCGACATGGGCCGCTCGGCCACGAACGTGATCGGCAACGGCATCGCCACCGCGGTCGTCGCGAAATGGGAGGGGGACCTGACCGATCCCGCGCTCGCGGACAAGGACATCGCCACAGCGCCGTTGCGCTGA
- a CDS encoding type II asparaginase encodes MFLKVVRTWFALCLMTMLAAAAQAQTAARLPNIMILATGGTIAGTGATSTTTVGYTAAKVGVDDLIKAVPELKQVANVTGEQVFQIASENMSNEHWLTLAKRVNTLLAKPDVDGIVITHGTDTIEETAYFLDLVVKSKKPVVVVGAMRPSTAISADGPINLYNAVLTAGSADAVGKGVLVVLNDQINAARDVSKTNTTTTDTFKATELGLLGYVVGNKAHFYRASTRKHTVDTEFDVSNLSALPQVDIAYTYANVGPTAVNALVAAGAKGLIHAGVGDGSLPNKVRPALSAAREKGVIIVRASRVGQGIVARNGEANDDQLDFVVADTLNPQKARILLMLALTKTNSTKEIQRMFYTY; translated from the coding sequence ATGTTCTTAAAAGTTGTACGCACGTGGTTCGCACTGTGCCTCATGACGATGCTGGCCGCGGCCGCGCAGGCCCAAACGGCGGCCCGCCTGCCCAACATCATGATCCTCGCCACCGGCGGCACCATCGCCGGCACGGGCGCCACCAGCACGACGACCGTCGGCTACACGGCCGCCAAGGTCGGCGTCGATGACCTGATCAAGGCCGTGCCGGAACTGAAGCAGGTCGCCAACGTGACGGGCGAACAGGTCTTCCAGATCGCCAGCGAAAACATGAGCAACGAGCACTGGCTCACCTTGGCCAAGCGCGTCAACACGCTGCTGGCCAAGCCGGACGTGGACGGCATCGTCATCACGCACGGTACCGACACGATCGAGGAAACCGCGTACTTCCTCGACCTCGTCGTGAAGAGCAAGAAGCCGGTGGTGGTGGTGGGCGCGATGCGTCCGTCGACCGCGATCTCGGCCGACGGCCCGATCAACCTGTACAACGCCGTGCTGACGGCCGGCAGCGCGGACGCCGTCGGCAAGGGCGTGCTCGTCGTGCTGAACGACCAGATCAACGCCGCGCGCGACGTCAGCAAGACCAACACGACGACCACCGACACGTTCAAGGCGACGGAACTGGGCCTGCTGGGCTACGTCGTGGGCAACAAGGCGCACTTCTACCGCGCGTCGACCCGCAAGCACACCGTCGACACGGAATTCGACGTGAGCAACCTGTCGGCGCTGCCGCAGGTCGACATCGCGTACACCTACGCGAACGTGGGCCCGACCGCCGTCAACGCCCTGGTCGCCGCCGGCGCCAAGGGCCTGATCCACGCGGGTGTCGGTGACGGCAGCCTGCCGAACAAGGTGCGCCCTGCCCTGTCGGCCGCGCGCGAAAAAGGCGTGATCATCGTGCGCGCGAGCCGCGTGGGCCAGGGCATCGTGGCGCGCAACGGCGAAGCCAATGACGACCAGCTGGACTTCGTCGTGGCCGACACCCTGAATCCGCAGAAGGCACGCATCCTGCTGATGCTGGCGCTCACGAAGACGAACAGCACCAAGGAGATTCAGCGGATGTTCTATACCTACTGA
- a CDS encoding hydroxyacid dehydrogenase: MSAVLAPQVRRDVIIVTGADLAEQAVELLAGFDLVYAGKTPDEDQLVALCTEHQPVAIIVRYGRITARVIDASPRLRVISKHGSGTDNIDKTAAAARGIAVKAAVGANAPAVAEHAWALILACAKNVSALDQRMHDGHWDKATHKSLELRGRTLGLVGLGAIGARVAAVGRAMEMTVIAHDPFAKAAPEGVALLPLADVIAQADVLSLHCPLTQDNANMLNAATLATMRPGAIVVNTARGGLIDEAALADALKSGALRAAGLDSFQVEPFAAGHPFTAIPNAILSPHIGGVTGDAYVGMGTAAARNVLTVLEQPA, from the coding sequence GTGAGCGCCGTCCTCGCCCCGCAAGTCCGCAGGGACGTCATCATCGTGACCGGCGCCGACCTGGCCGAACAGGCGGTCGAGCTGCTGGCCGGCTTCGACCTCGTCTATGCCGGCAAGACGCCCGACGAAGACCAACTGGTCGCGCTGTGCACCGAGCACCAGCCGGTCGCGATCATCGTGCGCTACGGCCGCATCACGGCGCGCGTGATCGACGCGAGCCCGCGCCTGCGCGTGATCTCCAAGCACGGCAGCGGCACCGACAACATCGACAAGACCGCGGCCGCCGCGCGCGGTATCGCGGTCAAGGCAGCCGTCGGCGCCAATGCGCCGGCCGTGGCCGAGCATGCGTGGGCCCTGATCCTCGCGTGCGCCAAGAACGTCTCAGCGCTGGACCAGCGCATGCACGATGGTCACTGGGACAAGGCGACGCATAAGAGCCTGGAACTGCGCGGGCGTACGCTGGGCCTCGTGGGCCTGGGCGCGATCGGCGCGCGCGTCGCCGCGGTCGGCCGCGCGATGGAGATGACCGTGATCGCGCACGACCCGTTTGCGAAGGCCGCGCCGGAGGGCGTCGCGCTGCTGCCGCTGGCGGACGTCATCGCGCAAGCCGACGTGCTGTCGCTGCACTGCCCGCTCACGCAGGACAACGCCAACATGCTGAACGCGGCGACCCTCGCGACGATGCGCCCCGGCGCCATCGTCGTGAACACGGCGCGCGGCGGGCTGATCGACGAGGCGGCCCTCGCGGACGCGCTGAAGAGCGGCGCCCTGCGCGCGGCAGGCCTGGACAGTTTCCAGGTCGAGCCGTTCGCCGCCGGCCACCCGTTCACGGCGATCCCGAACGCGATCCTGTCGCCGCACATCGGCGGCGTGACGGGCGACGCCTACGTCGGCATGGGCACAGCCGCGGCGCGCAACGTGCTGACGGTTCTTGAACAGCCGGCCTGA
- a CDS encoding porin, whose amino-acid sequence MKTQATLMLAAAALLPAAACAQSSAVTIYGSIDGGVRYQTNVDAAGSGLLSTASGNYYPNRLGFRGKEDLGNGLNAHFQLESGFNTKTGALDNTNNVLFNRTAAVGLGGAWGSIDLGRQYTVAFRTEKFLDPFNHNYTSIVPLSSGAGTSLPAAAKTAGLTASSNSGTRFNNDIQYTGTFGGLTLRAEYAPGEVAGDTGKGTARGAAFSYTGSRLLAAGAYIRKKTPTGFTNNVFVAGGGFKLGSMTVKGGMSRERQDTAAAGTYQNETRFGGVSYQVNRPVEVTAAVYRSDYDSAAGAGRRQLFLLGATYAFSKRTNLYAEFDVNRYDGALIPASQQTSQRGMSLGVMHLF is encoded by the coding sequence ATGAAGACACAAGCCACCCTGATGCTGGCAGCGGCCGCGCTGTTGCCGGCCGCCGCCTGCGCGCAATCCTCCGCCGTGACGATCTACGGCTCCATCGATGGCGGCGTGCGTTATCAAACCAATGTCGACGCGGCGGGCAGCGGCCTGCTGTCGACGGCATCCGGCAACTACTATCCGAACCGGCTGGGCTTCCGCGGCAAGGAGGATCTCGGCAACGGGCTGAACGCGCACTTCCAGCTCGAGAGCGGCTTCAATACCAAGACCGGTGCGCTGGACAACACGAACAACGTGCTGTTCAACCGTACCGCGGCGGTCGGCCTGGGCGGCGCCTGGGGCTCGATCGATCTGGGCCGGCAGTACACGGTCGCCTTCCGGACCGAGAAATTCCTCGATCCGTTCAATCACAACTACACCTCGATCGTCCCGCTGTCGTCGGGCGCGGGCACGAGCCTGCCGGCGGCGGCGAAGACCGCCGGTCTCACGGCGTCGTCGAACTCGGGCACGCGCTTCAACAACGATATCCAGTACACGGGCACCTTCGGCGGCCTGACGCTGCGCGCCGAGTACGCGCCGGGCGAAGTCGCGGGCGACACGGGCAAGGGTACCGCCCGCGGCGCGGCCTTCAGCTACACGGGCAGCAGGCTGCTGGCGGCGGGCGCCTACATTCGCAAGAAAACCCCGACCGGCTTCACCAATAACGTGTTCGTGGCCGGCGGCGGCTTCAAACTGGGCAGCATGACGGTGAAAGGCGGCATGTCGCGCGAGCGCCAGGACACGGCCGCCGCGGGAACGTACCAGAACGAGACGCGCTTCGGCGGCGTCAGTTACCAGGTCAACCGCCCGGTGGAGGTCACCGCGGCCGTGTATCGCTCGGATTACGACAGCGCGGCCGGTGCCGGGCGGCGCCAGCTGTTCCTGCTGGGCGCGACGTACGCCTTCTCGAAGCGCACGAATTTGTATGCGGAGTTCGACGTGAACCGCTACGACGGCGCATTGATTCCGGCATCGCAGCAGACATCCCAGCGCGGGATGTCGCTGGGCGTCATGCACCTGTTCTGA
- a CDS encoding RraA family protein, whose protein sequence is MSQSTPPDVIRDIQRVDSALVARAARYPSSILADVAGRRGALSSRIAPLAPTMRLAGPALTIEVRPGDNLMIHAAMALAKPGDVLVIDGKGDESCALMGEIMVSQCMAIGIAGVIVYGAVRDTEAIRDLGFPMYAIGANPNGPSKLVPGRINWPVSVGGVTVNPGDLIVADGDGVVAVEPAKVPTVLQLAEKKLADETARLEGIRSGAQLRPTWLDAALRKAGVLAEGETL, encoded by the coding sequence ATGAGCCAGTCCACTCCACCCGACGTGATCCGCGACATCCAGCGGGTCGATTCCGCCCTGGTCGCGCGCGCCGCCCGCTATCCCTCGTCCATCCTGGCCGATGTCGCCGGCCGCCGCGGCGCGCTGTCCAGCCGCATCGCGCCGCTGGCGCCAACCATGCGCCTGGCCGGACCGGCGCTGACGATCGAGGTCCGCCCCGGCGACAACCTGATGATCCACGCGGCGATGGCGCTCGCGAAACCCGGGGACGTGCTCGTCATCGACGGCAAGGGTGACGAATCCTGCGCGCTGATGGGCGAGATCATGGTCTCGCAATGCATGGCGATCGGTATCGCCGGCGTCATCGTGTACGGCGCCGTGCGCGACACGGAAGCGATCCGCGACCTGGGCTTCCCGATGTACGCCATCGGCGCGAACCCCAACGGGCCGTCGAAACTGGTGCCGGGCCGGATCAACTGGCCGGTGTCGGTGGGCGGCGTGACCGTCAACCCGGGCGACCTGATCGTGGCCGATGGCGACGGTGTCGTCGCCGTCGAACCGGCCAAGGTGCCGACCGTGCTGCAGCTGGCGGAAAAGAAGCTGGCCGACGAGACGGCGCGCCTGGAAGGCATCCGCAGCGGTGCCCAGCTGCGCCCGACGTGGCTCGACGCGGCGCTGCGCAAGGCCGGCGTGCTGGCCGAAGGAGAGACGCTGTGA
- a CDS encoding MFS transporter: MNGTDHNARLEADTIRRITWRLIPFLMLCYLLAFIDRGNIGMASLQMNHDLGLTTKMFGFAGSLFFISYFLFEVPSNLALQKFGARKWIARIMITWGLVSAGMALVQGATSLYIMRFLLGAAEAGFFPGVVLYLTYWFPAAYRARIVAIFMVAVPMASFVGSPLSALLLQADGLLGLRGWHWLFILEGLPTVVMGVACLFFLTDRPDQATWLSVEQRNWLVARLEKERGEKKAAGPHPSLWKVLRSKEVLGMALVCATASSAGTVLGVWQPQLIKSFGLTVMETGLVNAIPYVIAAVLMVWWGRHSDRKGERRWHTAIPLALIAGGMLCTLFVTSLAPTVVLLTCVLIGAYSFKGPFWALSSSWLASGSAAAGLAAINAASNLIGGGLMVNAYGWIKEATGSHALGLLPIAVLAVASIITLLALSNDARQAARNAQAKVAA; this comes from the coding sequence ATGAATGGAACTGATCACAACGCGCGCCTGGAAGCGGACACCATCCGCAGGATCACCTGGCGCCTCATCCCTTTCCTGATGCTGTGTTACCTGCTGGCCTTCATCGACCGCGGGAACATCGGCATGGCCTCGCTGCAGATGAACCACGACCTCGGTCTCACGACCAAGATGTTCGGGTTCGCGGGCAGCCTGTTTTTCATCTCGTACTTCCTGTTCGAAGTGCCGAGTAACCTGGCGCTGCAGAAGTTCGGTGCGCGCAAGTGGATCGCGCGCATCATGATCACGTGGGGCCTCGTCTCGGCCGGCATGGCGCTGGTGCAGGGCGCGACGTCGCTGTACATCATGCGCTTCCTGCTCGGCGCGGCCGAGGCGGGATTCTTCCCCGGCGTCGTGCTGTACCTCACGTACTGGTTCCCGGCCGCGTACCGCGCGCGCATCGTCGCCATCTTCATGGTCGCGGTGCCGATGGCCAGCTTCGTCGGTTCGCCGCTGTCGGCCCTGCTGCTGCAGGCTGACGGGCTGCTCGGCCTGCGCGGCTGGCACTGGCTGTTCATCCTCGAAGGCCTGCCGACCGTCGTGATGGGCGTCGCGTGCCTGTTCTTCCTGACCGACCGTCCGGACCAGGCGACCTGGCTGAGCGTCGAGCAGCGTAACTGGCTGGTGGCGCGCCTGGAGAAGGAACGCGGCGAGAAGAAGGCCGCCGGCCCGCACCCGTCGTTGTGGAAGGTCCTGCGCAGCAAGGAAGTGCTGGGCATGGCCCTCGTATGCGCCACCGCGTCGTCGGCCGGCACCGTGCTGGGCGTGTGGCAACCGCAGCTGATCAAATCGTTCGGCCTGACCGTGATGGAGACGGGCCTCGTCAACGCCATTCCCTACGTGATCGCCGCCGTGCTGATGGTCTGGTGGGGCCGCCACTCGGACCGCAAGGGCGAGCGCCGCTGGCATACCGCGATCCCGCTGGCGCTGATCGCGGGCGGCATGCTGTGCACGCTGTTCGTGACGTCGCTCGCGCCGACCGTCGTGCTGCTGACCTGCGTGCTGATCGGCGCCTACTCGTTCAAGGGACCGTTCTGGGCACTGAGCTCGTCGTGGCTCGCCTCGGGTTCCGCGGCGGCCGGCCTGGCGGCCATCAACGCGGCATCGAACCTCATCGGCGGCGGCCTCATGGTCAATGCCTACGGCTGGATCAAGGAAGCGACGGGCAGCCATGCGCTGGGCCTGCTGCCGATCGCGGTCCTGGCCGTGGCCAGCATCATCACCCTGCTCGCACTCAGCAACGACGCCCGCCAGGCCGCGCGCAACGCGCAAGCCAAGGTCGCGGCCTGA